The proteins below are encoded in one region of Tessaracoccus aquimaris:
- a CDS encoding ADP-ribosylglycohydrolase family protein, which produces MIRRGSLDLLGPSTKSALERVRAGDDPRETGRFGATNGAAMRVTPIGIAYSLHLPDAFADAVHESCQVTHDTEQGWESAALVAAAVSAGIEGAGVREALETAVGVVGSLPRRGHWTGRASVLSRSREALSSAQRLNGPALERRLRTVVGTSVEATESIPAALCVALAYADDPFAGLCAAARLGGDTDTIAAMAGAVLGACHGTTAFPADSVATIERVSRLDLAPLAEQLLELRGR; this is translated from the coding sequence ATGATCCGGCGCGGTTCGCTCGACCTGCTCGGGCCCTCCACCAAGTCGGCCCTCGAACGCGTCCGGGCCGGGGACGACCCGCGCGAGACGGGGCGTTTCGGCGCCACCAACGGGGCGGCCATGCGCGTCACCCCCATCGGCATCGCCTACTCGCTGCACCTGCCCGACGCGTTCGCCGATGCCGTCCACGAGTCCTGCCAGGTCACCCACGACACCGAACAGGGCTGGGAGTCCGCCGCACTGGTGGCCGCCGCCGTCAGCGCAGGGATCGAGGGGGCAGGCGTCCGCGAGGCCCTGGAGACCGCCGTCGGAGTGGTCGGCTCCCTCCCGCGCAGGGGCCACTGGACGGGACGCGCATCGGTGCTCTCCCGGTCCCGCGAGGCCCTCTCATCCGCCCAGCGCCTGAACGGCCCCGCCCTCGAACGGCGCCTCCGCACCGTCGTCGGCACCTCCGTCGAGGCGACCGAATCGATCCCAGCGGCGCTGTGCGTCGCGCTCGCCTACGCGGACGACCCGTTCGCGGGCCTCTGCGCCGCCGCCCGCCTCGGCGGCGACACCGACACGATCGCCGCCATGGCCGGAGCCGTCCTCGGCGCCTGCCACGGCACCACGGCCTTCCCCGCCGACAGCGTCGCGACCATCGAGCGGGTCTCCCGCCTCGACCTCGCCCCGCTCGCCGAGCAACTCCTGGAACTCCGCGGCCGCTAA
- a CDS encoding purine-cytosine permease family protein, producing MTSNDAGRTSAPQTTAVLSKIEQRGLEPVPDDQRDGTPGQLFWVWFAANISILGIPLGATLMALGLNLFQAIIVALIGSFCSFAVVGLISVAGLRGGAPTLALSRAVFGVRGNMAPTLVTLVSRLGWETVNTVTGAFALLSLSTLLLGTPSEAKSAPLLTVVCILIFVACTMVVAAAGHAFILKVQKWATWIFGGLTILIAIYLATTVDWSSFINAPAGPATAMIVGIGTIAAGTGIGWASSGADMARYQRGATSALSLVLSAAAGAGIPLVIVIGLGSALTAGDSSIATAADPIAAVRDALPVWVAVPYLIAAFGGLLLSNHLSVYSAGMATITLGIRVKRVYVVVVDVIVMIIGSIYFMLISDGFYGPFIAFISFLAVPLTAWIGVFLVDMIRRTRYDADGLLDLAPGSAYWYRGGVEGRALGSWLVAVVLGYLFVKAQVSESVAWFAGPLADTWIGTNGLAWLVALVAAGAIYAVLGGARVEGRR from the coding sequence ATGACCAGCAACGACGCTGGGCGCACCAGTGCGCCCCAAACCACCGCCGTGCTCTCAAAGATCGAGCAGCGCGGCCTCGAACCCGTACCCGACGACCAACGCGACGGAACGCCCGGACAACTGTTCTGGGTGTGGTTCGCCGCCAACATCTCCATCCTGGGGATCCCGCTCGGCGCGACCCTGATGGCGCTCGGCCTCAACCTGTTCCAGGCGATCATCGTCGCCCTGATCGGCTCGTTCTGCTCCTTCGCCGTCGTCGGGCTGATCTCCGTCGCAGGCCTGCGCGGCGGGGCGCCCACCCTCGCGCTGTCGCGGGCCGTGTTCGGCGTCCGCGGCAACATGGCCCCGACGCTCGTCACGCTGGTGTCGCGCCTCGGATGGGAGACCGTCAACACCGTCACGGGCGCCTTCGCGCTGCTGTCGCTCAGCACGCTCCTGCTCGGCACGCCGTCAGAGGCCAAGTCGGCTCCCCTGCTGACCGTCGTGTGCATCCTGATCTTCGTGGCCTGCACCATGGTCGTCGCGGCCGCGGGGCACGCGTTCATCCTGAAGGTCCAGAAATGGGCGACCTGGATCTTCGGCGGCCTGACGATCCTCATCGCGATCTACCTGGCCACCACCGTCGACTGGTCCTCCTTCATCAACGCACCCGCGGGGCCCGCCACCGCGATGATCGTCGGCATCGGCACCATCGCCGCGGGCACCGGCATCGGCTGGGCGAGTTCGGGGGCGGACATGGCCCGCTACCAGCGCGGCGCGACCTCCGCGCTGTCCCTGGTGCTGAGCGCGGCGGCGGGCGCTGGCATCCCGCTCGTGATCGTCATCGGCCTCGGCAGCGCGCTGACGGCGGGCGACTCCAGCATCGCCACCGCGGCCGACCCGATCGCGGCCGTCCGCGACGCGCTGCCCGTCTGGGTCGCGGTGCCCTACCTGATCGCGGCCTTCGGCGGCCTGCTCCTGTCCAACCACCTGTCGGTGTACTCGGCGGGCATGGCGACCATCACGCTCGGCATCCGCGTCAAGCGCGTCTACGTCGTCGTCGTCGACGTGATCGTGATGATCATCGGGTCGATCTACTTCATGCTCATCTCCGACGGCTTCTACGGCCCGTTCATCGCGTTCATCTCCTTCCTGGCCGTGCCGCTGACAGCGTGGATCGGCGTCTTCCTCGTCGACATGATCCGGCGCACCAGGTACGACGCGGACGGGTTGCTCGACCTGGCTCCAGGGTCGGCCTACTGGTACCGAGGCGGCGTCGAAGGGCGGGCGCTCGGCAGTTGGCTCGTGGCGGTCGTGCTCGGCTACCTGTTCGTCAAGGCTCAGGTCTCCGAATCCGTCGCGTGGTTCGCGGGCCCACTCGCCGACACCTGGATCGGAACCAACGGCCTGGCCTGGCTGGTCGCGCTCGTCGCGGCGGGCGCGATCTACGCCGTTCTCGGCGGCGCTCGTGTGGAGGGGCGGCGATGA
- a CDS encoding ADP-ribosylglycohydrolase family protein, whose amino-acid sequence MTTSRPDRALAALRGLALGDALGMPTQSMSPTEIERHYGHVDSLLDAADDQPIAPSMPAGSVTDDTEQAVLVGRLLVAGGGHLDP is encoded by the coding sequence ATGACCACCTCACGTCCGGACAGGGCGCTCGCCGCGCTGCGCGGCCTCGCCCTGGGAGACGCCCTCGGCATGCCGACGCAGTCGATGAGCCCCACCGAGATCGAGCGCCACTACGGACACGTCGACTCGCTGCTCGACGCCGCCGACGACCAGCCGATCGCGCCGTCGATGCCCGCCGGTTCCGTCACGGACGACACCGAGCAGGCCGTCCTCGTCGGCCGACTCCTCGTCGCGGGCGGCGGGCACCTCGACCCCTGA
- a CDS encoding GntR family transcriptional regulator gives MQSSKTGYTQAEKIAATLTQRITAGQVRSGERLASEHSLAQEFSASRGTIRRALAMLQESDLVHTKPGSGSYVAFHGVDLSGPQGWTAATATVGLPTSTKVLSVDLIDTPDDVAGCCAEPQCYRIKRVRSLNGTPLSLEISTLPANDRIRAVLEHGLLGGSVSTTLRATGMKVTHGRQEVSAARLRAGEAALLRMPIDARVIITQRLGLDSDDQLVEFVESWLDPDHFTLHFEFEE, from the coding sequence ATGCAGTCATCGAAGACCGGCTACACGCAGGCAGAGAAGATCGCGGCGACGCTGACCCAGAGGATCACCGCGGGCCAGGTGCGAAGCGGCGAACGCCTCGCGTCGGAGCACTCCCTGGCCCAGGAGTTCAGCGCGTCCCGGGGCACCATCAGGCGCGCCCTCGCGATGCTCCAGGAGTCCGACCTCGTCCACACCAAGCCAGGATCCGGCAGTTACGTCGCCTTCCACGGCGTGGACCTGTCCGGCCCGCAGGGATGGACGGCCGCCACCGCCACCGTCGGCCTGCCGACCAGCACCAAGGTGCTCTCCGTCGACCTGATCGACACCCCTGACGACGTCGCGGGATGCTGCGCGGAGCCGCAGTGCTACCGGATCAAGCGGGTCCGGTCCCTGAACGGGACTCCCCTGTCGCTGGAGATCTCGACGCTGCCCGCCAACGACCGGATCCGCGCCGTCCTCGAGCACGGACTGCTCGGCGGCTCGGTCTCCACCACGCTGCGGGCCACCGGCATGAAGGTCACCCACGGACGCCAGGAGGTCTCGGCCGCTCGACTGCGTGCCGGGGAGGCGGCGCTGCTGCGGATGCCGATCGACGCCCGCGTCATCATCACCCAGCGCCTCGGCCTCGACTCCGACGACCAACTGGTCGAGTTCGTGGAGTCGTGGCTCGATCCCGACCATTTCACCCTTCACTTCGAGTTCGAGGAATGA
- a CDS encoding PfkB family carbohydrate kinase: MSGRVLHTGQVVIDLALRLDAMPAPGGDGFAEDGGIHVGGGFNVLLASRQLGVETVFCGTLGTGTFSDSARAGLDRIGVRHAGVTRPEDIGYCVAITDASAERTFISTRGAETRDPVDAFDALAPRPDDVIYMSGYSLASPENEAALLRLVGRLGGPVCRVLLDVSPMVGTASLDTLEAMRTLAPLWSMNEREALLLGERLDVDGSTPEELCAGLSARLGETLVRAGDAGAWYSLGAEPEHIDSITVEAIDTNGAGDAHSGVLCAALARGEDLPTALLWANVAGALSTTRRGPATCPDEREIIQALRRLP, from the coding sequence ATGAGCGGCCGGGTCCTGCACACCGGCCAGGTCGTGATCGACCTCGCGCTTCGACTCGACGCGATGCCAGCGCCAGGCGGGGACGGCTTCGCGGAGGACGGCGGCATCCACGTGGGCGGCGGCTTCAACGTGCTGCTCGCGAGCCGTCAACTCGGCGTCGAGACCGTCTTCTGCGGAACGCTCGGCACCGGAACCTTCTCCGATTCGGCCCGGGCGGGCCTTGACAGGATCGGTGTGCGCCACGCGGGCGTGACCCGCCCTGAGGACATCGGCTACTGCGTCGCCATCACCGACGCAAGCGCCGAACGCACCTTCATCTCGACCCGTGGCGCGGAGACCCGCGACCCGGTCGACGCGTTCGATGCCCTGGCTCCCCGCCCAGACGACGTGATCTACATGAGCGGCTACTCGCTGGCCTCACCCGAGAACGAGGCGGCCCTGCTGCGGCTCGTCGGGAGGCTGGGTGGCCCCGTCTGCCGGGTGCTCCTGGACGTGTCGCCCATGGTCGGCACCGCGTCGCTCGACACGCTGGAGGCCATGCGAACGCTCGCCCCGTTGTGGTCCATGAACGAGCGGGAGGCGTTGCTGCTCGGCGAGCGGTTGGACGTCGACGGCAGCACCCCGGAGGAACTGTGCGCGGGCCTCTCCGCCCGCCTTGGTGAGACCCTGGTGCGCGCGGGCGACGCGGGTGCGTGGTACTCGCTGGGCGCGGAACCGGAGCACATCGACTCGATCACGGTCGAGGCCATCGACACCAACGGCGCGGGCGACGCGCACAGCGGCGTGCTGTGCGCGGCGCTCGCCCGGGGCGAGGACCTGCCGACGGCCCTGCTCTGGGCCAACGTGGCGGGCGCCCTGTCGACCACCCGACGCGGGCCGGCGACCTGCCCCGACGAACGGGAGATCATCCAGGCGCTCCGTCGGCTCCCATGA
- the gndA gene encoding NADP-dependent phosphogluconate dehydrogenase: protein MTDLANVGVVGMAVMGSNLARNLAHKGHRVAIYNRTASKTDAVMAEHGSEGDFRPAHELADFVASLERPRRIIIMVQAGAGTDATIDSLVPLLEEGDIVVDGGNAFFEDTRRREEKLRGLGLHFVGAGISGGEVGALEGPSIMPGGSKESYAALGPILESISAQVDGEPCCTYISTDGAGHFVKMIHNGIEYADMQFIGEAFELLKGLGLSYPEMADVFSAWNTGDLDSYLIEITSEVLRKVDEATGKPLVEVIVDAAGMKGTGTWTVQSALNLGTPVNAIAEAVFSRAISSAPELRAASQKALSGPDGRIEVADRDAFIESIRQALLASKVVAYAQGLDEIRMGAEEYGWDINIGDVAKIWRDGCIIRARLLERIRSEYAAGNLVTLLEAPSIAAGLAEAQDGWRDVVAVAVKAGVPVPGFSAALAHYDQARAPRLNAALTQGLRDYFGAHTYRRVDRDGSFHVNWSTDGSEEQTA from the coding sequence ATGACGGACCTGGCGAATGTCGGCGTGGTTGGCATGGCGGTGATGGGCTCGAACCTCGCCCGCAACCTCGCCCACAAGGGCCATCGGGTGGCCATCTACAACCGCACCGCGTCGAAGACCGATGCCGTGATGGCAGAGCACGGCTCCGAGGGCGACTTCCGTCCCGCGCACGAACTGGCCGACTTCGTCGCCTCGCTTGAGCGGCCGCGTCGCATCATCATCATGGTGCAGGCAGGCGCTGGCACCGACGCGACCATCGACTCGCTCGTCCCTCTTCTCGAGGAGGGCGACATCGTCGTCGACGGCGGCAACGCGTTCTTCGAGGACACCCGCCGCCGCGAGGAGAAGTTGCGCGGCCTCGGCCTGCACTTCGTCGGCGCAGGCATCTCCGGCGGCGAGGTCGGCGCTCTCGAGGGCCCGTCGATCATGCCCGGCGGTTCCAAGGAGTCCTACGCGGCGCTCGGCCCGATCCTCGAGTCGATCTCCGCGCAGGTCGACGGCGAGCCGTGCTGCACCTACATCAGCACCGACGGCGCCGGCCACTTCGTCAAGATGATCCACAACGGCATCGAATACGCCGACATGCAGTTCATCGGCGAGGCATTCGAACTGCTCAAGGGCCTCGGGCTCAGCTACCCGGAGATGGCCGACGTGTTCTCCGCCTGGAACACCGGCGACCTCGACTCCTACCTGATCGAGATCACCTCCGAAGTGCTCCGCAAGGTCGACGAGGCCACGGGTAAGCCGCTGGTCGAGGTCATCGTCGACGCCGCTGGCATGAAGGGCACGGGCACCTGGACGGTGCAGTCGGCCCTGAACCTCGGCACGCCGGTCAACGCGATCGCCGAGGCGGTCTTCTCGCGCGCCATCTCGTCCGCCCCCGAACTGCGTGCCGCGTCCCAGAAGGCCCTGTCGGGCCCCGACGGCCGGATCGAGGTGGCCGACAGGGACGCCTTCATCGAGTCGATCCGTCAGGCGCTGTTGGCGAGCAAGGTCGTCGCCTACGCCCAGGGCCTCGACGAGATCCGGATGGGGGCGGAGGAGTACGGCTGGGACATCAACATCGGCGACGTCGCAAAGATCTGGCGCGACGGGTGCATCATCCGCGCCCGCCTGCTTGAGCGGATCCGCTCCGAGTACGCCGCCGGCAACCTGGTGACGCTGCTGGAGGCCCCGTCCATCGCCGCGGGTCTCGCGGAGGCGCAGGACGGCTGGCGCGACGTCGTGGCGGTCGCCGTCAAGGCAGGCGTCCCGGTGCCCGGATTCTCCGCGGCGCTCGCCCACTACGACCAGGCCCGCGCCCCGCGCCTCAACGCGGCCCTGACGCAGGGCCTACGCGACTACTTCGGCGCACACACCTACCGGCGGGTCGACCGGGACGGCTCGTTCCACGTCAACTGGTCGACCGACGGCTCGGAGGAGCAGACCGCCTGA